The Rhopalosiphum maidis isolate BTI-1 chromosome 2, ASM367621v3, whole genome shotgun sequence genome segment aatatttttgttaagtttCACAGTTTAGACtagctatgtaaaatgtaatgattccttacaattattaattatttgaatcaatataaaatcctTTCATTAAACACAATGCaccaaaatcatttttctaatccaacaaataaaaattattcaccaCGTTTTCACCACCCAACGACTCCAACTATTGTTGACCGCATTGTTTTTCCACAAATGGTTAATGATGTCAGGTAATAACGaacaaattctaattttacctATGAAGGatatgaaatcaaaatatataaactatcattTTTTAGGTATCAATCAAGTAACATATTTGATCCTAGGCATTTAGATCTTCAAAACCCGTTAAAATTAGATACTCATTTCAATGGTAATgtggatttttttaaaaatcatgagAAGAATGAGTTTTATGACAATTATAGGTTTATAGAAACACAGTTACCTTcaaaaccaaattattataaaaattctagtCGCTCACAGGTTCTAGAAGTTAAAACTAGGATATCAGTAGATGTATCTACTATGACTGACCCTTTAACAATAGAAGAACAAGAAAGACTTGGTCAATGGGAAGGTTTTGCTGCTGTACAGTCTGGCAACAAAGTTGCTGAATACTTGACTAGTCTGAGAGAATTTCTTAaggtaatatagtaaaataaatttcaaattttaattaaaaataattcttgttttgaatccaatttattttgttgaattcaagaattaatttaaatatgtaacatttttttaatagttatctcCTCCACAAGAAGGAAAAAGAAGACAAGGTCTAGGTGATGTTAGAATAGTTACATCACCTGATGGTTCTCGGCTATATTGCTGCTCTGAATGCTTAATGGCATATACTGATAAAACAGTTTTGGAACATCACTTAGCCAACCATAAGGTAAAAAGCCTAAATAGAGTATTCAACTAtcatattgtatgttttaatcaatattttaagtttaggtAGAGCGTAGATTTATATGTATGGAATGTGGAGCTGGTTTGAAACGAAAAGAGCACTTAGATAGACATCAATTAAGTCATAGTGATCAGAGACCATACACCTGTGCAGCATGCCCAAAGACCTTCAAGCGTAATGAACATTTAGCTCGacattatattgttcattCTGGAGAAAAAGCACATGTCTGCGTAGAGTGTGGAAAAGCATTTTACCGTCGGGATCATTTACAAAAACATGTTCAGGGACATATTACTAAAAGACTCAAAGCGGTTATCAATGcagttgtttaattaaaataaaattcagttaatgctcatataattatagtgcCTTTCTCTACACATctagtcattattataaacgtgtgtattgttttgaatatattagtgaaatattttatcttcgattaaatttaactaggtactattatttttttttttttttgtgtattttaaagttattaatatgaaaattgttCATCAGTTaaccatacaattttttttaaaaccaaaacacTTGCatgttatatactatgtattaattgttaataatcacAGGACAATTAATGCTCAATGGCTTAATAATCAAAGTAAAATCTCACAGAAATATGGATAGTAGATAACAATAAACTATTTGGATAATGATTCTAAATTTACAGTTgataatcttttattattaaatgtaactaACTCTAGGAACAATTGTCTAAACTATATTGTGTAgtactgaataatatttagttctatgtaaataaataccaattataatgacattttttatgaattaaattaatctcgaagaatagtataaactattgttaatttgtaataaaaatgttgtatattttaaaatatgttattaatgaatgataaaaatttcccaagactatattattatatatgaaaacTGAAACTATATCTTATTATAGTCTGCAATAGttgtgttttttattagtttattaaaatttgttaaattatttattatgtttttgtcatattatcattttagttaccataaatattatgtactgttACctcatatgaaattattaagtaacaaTACATTAGTTCATGTAATATGTACTTCatgtaattttactaattattatgtttattttatatttataattgaatacattttttttaaatactaaatagtgagactatcaaaatgtaattaacttTGATTTGTGATTGATTGATTGTTAGATTTTTGgaaacctatattatttttattaaattttaagtatgagtattttataattttattgatgtgtaatgtatataataactaaaaagtaatagcacttaaaatgttttatacataacatgttcttatatcacatattttaaaacaataaatagtaaaaatgatttatttttacttttattatttggagAAAACCTCcaaaatagatataaacaaaatatagagtatatttaataacataaagttatttaaatctaaaatatttaatgaattcaatattcagaaaatttgaaataattgaaacaatcaacagcctttataatactataaattgtacCACTGATACaccaatataatgtattaatgtatatcaaactgtaagtacattaaaaaaaaaataaattatgaattggtcaaattttaaatttatccaatgtaaattaatttaattat includes the following:
- the LOC113553834 gene encoding zinc finger protein 120-like encodes the protein MHQNHFSNPTNKNYSPRFHHPTTPTIVDRIVFPQMVNDVRYQSSNIFDPRHLDLQNPLKLDTHFNGNVDFFKNHEKNEFYDNYRFIETQLPSKPNYYKNSSRSQVLEVKTRISVDVSTMTDPLTIEEQERLGQWEGFAAVQSGNKVAEYLTSLREFLKLSPPQEGKRRQGLGDVRIVTSPDGSRLYCCSECLMAYTDKTVLEHHLANHKVERRFICMECGAGLKRKEHLDRHQLSHSDQRPYTCAACPKTFKRNEHLARHYIVHSGEKAHVCVECGKAFYRRDHLQKHVQGHITKRLKAVINAVV